Below is a genomic region from Argiope bruennichi chromosome 3, qqArgBrue1.1, whole genome shotgun sequence.
TCAGTGGCTATGAGCTAATGGAACTTCTAagcattttacatttacaatgtCACATATAAGAACGTGAATTTGGttctaaaagaaattctattcAGAAAAAGTTGGATATAATAAGAATGGGAATGGTTATTATAAAAGCGGAATTATTATTTATCGacaaattatctaataaaaatcattaagtgAATATTGCAGCTTTTAAATGAATGAGATTTAATATAGTTACTAAACTCAAAACtgattaaaactttgaaaaattcataatgtaAGTTGGTTAATTCTATTtctatctctaataataataaagaagtataTGTTGGCGATTTACAGGCCAGCCCAAtctgaatctaaaaaaaattggcacattacgaaatattaagcgtattttcttcagtaatatttgaaaagattacAGAAGGGGAAAATGTTTACATCAtcttataatttaagaaatcatcttttatataattacaatattttcttcgtgtaatgctttctatttttaataaatttaaaaaaaatattttgaatttattttacaatattacattttattgccGAACTGAAACTGAACTCGTTTTCCTTATTGCTTCAAGTATTTCATCCTTTAATTGTTGATGATCGAGTTTTGAAGATTCTGCTTTTTTTTCCCACTTTGAGTGTGTCGCAGTTTAAGGTATGCCTTCAataaacgttttaaatttttttcaatacttacaTCTTCAGAATCTACTTATCTTTCACTTTtacttcagaatcaagcaatgatgaaaacattttaaagtgcGCACATTTCTAAATACCATTAGTCTTTCTTGTGATATATTGAATTTCCTGtgatatagacagaaaattagaacaaacaatgaaaaaaatggcaTAACGCTTCTCAAATAGTATGGgctatatgtctatcaaaatttgatgttcaaaaacatttaaaatcgtttattcattaattcaaaattgtttaataattaattagtaacataaaatatttaatgaattttttagcaACTAATTTCACGGAGAACCAACTGGTTACCAAAGGtggctaattttaatataaactccCCAAAAGTGGATATGAAATATAGTGTGTTGCTTTTGTTTTCTACAAGAACAGCAGAAAAAGGAAATAGCGTTTTCgcttttttgttttgatttcactttctttcttttcttttatttatttccttcacTTTCTTTTCCGATATCGTTTTACAAGTTCATTCCATCCTACGAAGAGGCAAAAGAAATCGCAACCGATCCTTCTTCCAGTATGGCTTGAATAGCGTCTTGTTTCTGGAGACCGGTTTTCCAAGGTTGAGGTTCGGAAAACTACTCACTTTCGGTCTCGAACGAGACCCTTGACCTTTTAGTTTCTCGCAATGTTATCAGCCAAAACCTATTTTTGCACTCAAACACCTCAGAGGAAAGAGGAATTTCTTGAAAAGTATTATCAATACCATCAGTCAGTCTTGCTAGACTTTTCATTGCAATTCGTTTCTTCACATTTACAAATATTACCTTGTGGTTTTACTGCACGTTTTCGTGGAAAATCCATGATTAGTTTTAAATGCAACCTTGCCTTTGATATAGCATTATCATATCTGGGTTTCTTTTGGTGCCCTCAAATCAAATCGAACAATCAGACTCTTGAAAAGTTTTAGATTTGACTCTCTACATATTTATTCTctcatttgaatttcttattgaaaGTTGACATTCTATTAACAATTGAGtcattccttaaaaattattaaaattattcatagggtttagaagaaaaaatagcAAACTAAACGAAGAAACAAAAGTAACACAGAAGAAGAATAGTcacttttttccccttcttttcttttgcaaatataatACCAAAGACTTTTGtattattcaacaaatattatgCTACTGTGCCTGAGAAGTTAACATGTCTTAAATAACAGTAGCTATCATTCGCaagttaatttgttttaaaataatcaagatggtttttttcgaaacatttttaatagttaaaatagatGATAGTAGATTTGAACGGAAATGAATCCAAACTAATTAACTTCTTTATACATATTGACTAAATAATATCTCCTTTTAAAGTAAATGTGTAATTATTATGCTATTGTTATTGATTTATATAAGATGATAAAACAttacaacaacaaaatatatCATTCCTGCATACCGATCCTAATTTTAAATCTTCGAATCCCAGTATGCTTAGATTTAAAACTGctgattttatagaaaataacagtttttggtattaactttgaattaaaataagaaaaacggtaattcatttaaaagaaatatgatataCTTACACAAATAAAGagcaataaattttagaattctgagctataaatatattacacaaaaaccaCAATCTTCCACTTTCTTCTTGTTGTAGATTCAGCAGATGCAGTTGATTCTTAAAAAggatagtttaaataattattgtctcACTTTTTTAGAGAACACAGAGCTCTCGAATTATTCTTGTGAAATACAAAATTCGGACCTATGccatctttatattaataaaataatttgcaaaaatcgGATAAATAAATCTTTTGGTGACCGTATTAAACTTACATAATataaattagtgaaataaaatcgtttgcaaagcaatattttaatttgtgcaaggtaaatgaataaataaatctttgcaaataatgaataataactaATTGATAATAAATCTTTATCAAGTAAAATGACAGTTTATTTAGTAATGAGTAGCTGTAATAGTAAGTAATTAAGTATCATCAAGTAATTATGAATAAATCTTTTGTGGATCTTAACTCAATAAACTTGCATAATATAAATcagtgaaataaaatcatttgtaatGTGAGATTTAATTTTGTgcaagataaatgaataaaaaaaatcgtttgcatttgcAAATAGCgagtaattatcaaattttttaggactttttttttgtgtgtgaagtccaagagtttttttaatcaaattaaattttaaacaattaataatttcattgagaAGAGATTATTTATGGCTTAAGGTTGTCGTAAAGACATCATTACATGTTTGCTGTTAAAAGATTAAACTTCTTAACAAaagcatttgcttttttttttctttcttttagcaCAATTTAATGCTCCTGGCCGAAGACCACCACCAACGCCGAAAGTTCCAGAGATGGATCAAAGATGTATGGATTGTCTCTGTCAGGTATGATCACCTTCACTAAACTTTTAaggaaacatttataattttttttataatttatagaaatgtacACGATTATAGCACACGATTCTCCTaacataatataacataatatttcctgataattaatattcttatcccTTGTCGTGGTAGTTTATAGATTACTTTAATTTTCCTGCTGGGTTTTTTCAGTTtactaaataacaataaaaagatataaaattgctGTGTCAGAGATTTggtttgattctttttaaaatattgaatactaatgaaaataagaaaattttaataaaaatagcatctaaaaatatggatttagtcaattaaaaagttgaattttttgtttaaattatgttACATTTTACAGTCTTTGGATTAAATTTCGCTCCCCAAAAAATagtattcaattttcaaatccGTCTTactcaaaatctttattatatggCGTAAGCctacggaataaaaaaaatatgaaactatttgAACAAATAACTGATAACGgagtccaaaatatatttaaaaattgaattgttatCGAGTTGTGTAAGCAATTGTATAATATCCCAAAATCTAACGCATTAGAAACtgagataaaatatattacactttttttatctttacatcCATGatgtaaatcaaattaaataaaaatgtatgaaaaaatcggaaatatttttgtatttaaaaatttataagtgagaaaataaaatttctgatttctgttccgaaataataatatttatatgaatatgacaaacaaaaatttattttctttgctattaTCTGTTGATGAGAAATACTTGACAATACAAAATTTCCATACTTTGATGTATTTCTATTTGTTCTAAAAGGATAAATTGTTATTTCTGGTGTTGAAATGTCATGCAATTGTTGTTTACTATCAATCATTACTTCGCAAGCTGTCATAACAGATATACACACAAAACAAAACAGaagtttggaaaaaattatttataatacttcaACTGATTGTTATAGGAACTTAtgaaaattcctataaaatttttataaaagtatagttTAATAAGCGAAGGACAATTTATTTCTTCTAAGCTGATAAGGATTGCAAATACTTATACTAATAATATAACTGCTACGATTAAgatcattcatattaaatacgaaatgcattttttaaaacttacttatGTATTTCACACATAAGCAAGCCAcattgtttattaaatgaaatatttaattttactaaaaatgtatataaacatacaatttttgaaaaaagaattgagTGAGCCGTATGAAATAGCGTTCAATTTTATGATAGATTATATGTGTTGTTACGTCTATGACACTATAATGAAAACACGTGAATCAGCTCTGTACaggattttattaattgtaataaaattataacaaaaagcaAGCCTATCCATTTACGAATTCGAACacatgtttagtttaattatattaacatgtAGTTTTTGAAACTATATGAGGTGAATTTTCGAAAATACTTCTCAAAGCCACATCGAGAAGATAATGAAATTGCCCCTCCATTCAAGTGCTCAAACACGAAGATGGGAAGTACAACGATAATGATAAACAAAGCaagtttaggaaataaaattggtaCGATCTgttgtgcaaataaaaaaaaaattgaaaaataagtttcaCATTGCAATTTCTGATGCAttccacaaaataaatatttaattgctatcGTAAACAGgaagaaatattgtataaaaaatcaacacaattttaaatttatttatgtactgACACAGTTAATTGACTGGGTACAATATCTTTAATAACTTAAACACTTTGAAGCAGCCGCTTGACAAACCATCCTCCTTCCAAGAAATTTCAATGGTAATTCACAATCCTTTGTTAGGTAAGTTCTCGCTATTGATGGAATTAGCAACCTCCTTATTTACACAATTCTCAAGCACTTTCAATGTATCTTTccaaatagttaattaaaatgttactttaaaagaatatttcatttttaaagtttcttgacaaaattatactaaatctgtgtaaaagaaattgaaagataGTGATTTTCTTAAGGTGATAAATCAtaagggaaaagaaaaattaacaaaacataacAAATAGTTTTAGAAATGAGACACCATTGATGATTTTTCAAGGGGTGCAATTTCGCTTCGGTACAACACTGTCATTATTTATCtatctaataaaattctttttttttaatctcaggCCAGCAGCAACTGTGATGAGAGCCTGAAGTGTCACAATGCTGGGGGAGGAGCCTACTTCTGTGGCCCTTACGTCATCTCGTGGGCTTACTGGCATGATGGTGGAAGACCTGGTGATCATGGAAAACCACATGGTCTGTATCTATCCTTTGTATTAGAGTTTTCGAATAAAAATGTGTTACTAATCCCATTATCCATAAACTGTCAGTGTCActgataagaaatgaattttaaatctttctttatgATAAACTTGATCATGTAGTACCTTGTACCTTATTTTTCAATAAGCtgtttcaaagaataattatgtGAAActttagtaagaaataaaatttggaaaaaagttaAGAGGTAGGTAAGAATCTTCAATACCAGATATTGAggcttaaaataatattctcgAGTGTCTATCCGTATGTTCAgataaatttcttcagaaatcGGGTAagcttttaaatgataatgaCAATCGAGCCTTACACAAATGCCAAAATTGTCTTTCTGTGTTTTGTATCATATTCGTAAACCTACACTCTTTAATATCGTCGACGACGGAAAATTTTTCTAGCATCAAGGCCACATTTTTCAAATAGGCAACCTAGGAACTTTCCTATACGAAGTCTGGTATTCGAATTACTgcaacaaaaatcaaatatagtACGAGTTTCAAAGTGTTattctagataatttttttttcttgtttccaaGTTTTCTTGCAGATCACTCCAATTGTTGGCCCAATTTCTTAGCAGTTGGTTGACTAATTTAGAAGTCAAAAGTTCTTGTAACTTtgcattagaatatttaaattgtgtcaaacttttttgaaaattttttacattttgtttgaatttacattctaatttcatttttcattgatgGTGACCAGCCCTCGTGAGAAACTCTAATGCCTTGTATATTactctaataaaatatttcgttttatcagatttgttatttaaaaacttgAGCTTTGTAAcagtttcttttacaaaattttgaaacataaccCATCATTTTTTTTCCACCGTAGATTTCGAAAACTGTCTGAACAACAAGACCTGTGCCGAGCAAGCTGTCCGGGGCTACATGCGCAAGTATGGCCAGGACTGTGACCGCAGCGGTGCCATTGACTGTTTCGATTTCGCTCGCATTCACAAATTAGGTTATGGTCAGTGTTCGAGCGACTCTATCCTCGACACCGATTACTgggagaaatttgaaatttgctaCGTCGGATATCCGGATGACAACGTCGCCAGCAATTACGGTAACAACGATAAAATCCCCGGACAGTTTGGCAACGATGATGAGGGACGTTACGATTATGGAGAGGCACAATTACAGGCACGGAGAGCCAACAAAAAATGAAGAGTTTCGGAAAATGGAAGCCTACAATATCATGGACTCTTTCATTAGTAGTTAATAGACAACCTCAGATGACAGAACCCTGACTAAATTATTCATATGTGCCATTTTCCTGATTATCAGGATAGTTTTCCAATCGAGGTTATTTCTTGatgtatctttaaaattttacttgttaaTAAGAGGCAAGAAACTATgttcagtgaaatatttaaattggtcatatttcctttttttttttttttttttttttaagtctggtTGAAGATTTTATATGAGTGCAATGTGCAATAAAGACATTGTGTGAATgcgttttatttttactgaaatttatttgtgAACTCACTTTTCCCCCCAATCTTCAAAATTCcagaaacattttactttttatatactgattaagtttattatattaactgttgcatttaaatgcatatatttcacTAGACAGCTACTAGGACACCAAACACAACGACTAAACTAAtgtttcataatattgaatgcaagcaatctctgaacgaattttgcCCAATAAACATCAGTCAAACATCTTCGCGGTAAAAACTTGGCAAAcagtataatatttcttttactgcatCAGTAACATAAATATTGAATACACCTAGTTTTTGCTAAGTTTATAAATTTCGCTAAATGAACGATGCAGACTGCTATCATATTAACACTTTCACTACCATGACGCATGTCTGTGATTCATgtcttttattgaattaaatgacTCCTTTTCTAACTAAACAGGGTTAGttagttagctatattaacgtcccgtttaaagcaacactaggactattttggaaaggacctcataattttgaacttcggtcagatgacgaggatgacacctgagctggcacccccctctccacaccacaccaacgggaggacgtttctAACTAAAAAGGGAAGcagtcatttatttaaatattaattaggaaTCACAAGGGTAAATCAAATGGTGCAGTGAATGTATATTAAGGAATACTCTCATTAAAACTTACGAAATCAGAGCAGATACTATAGATTACGCACAAGACAAGTCACATAAATACTCTTTTTGAAAGAATCTACTTACATTTTAGCTTGGGTTCTGTGATCTGAGACCTCatacaaaatctcattttataacAATCTCTTCTTTCTCGTTCAAATGCAAGTTGAACTCGATATAGTTTAGTTTGAAATCCTACACTACGTTATAGTTCTTTTTTCTGgattcagataaaaatttgaattgggaaaatggaaaattgttattttgtttttaaaaagaaccaTGAGAGGATCGTTT
It encodes:
- the LOC129962779 gene encoding uncharacterized protein LOC129962779 — encoded protein: MKLLQAVFLTVLAICVTAQFNAPGRRPPPTPKVPEMDQRCMDCLCQASSNCDESLKCHNAGGGAYFCGPYVISWAYWHDGGRPGDHGKPHDFENCLNNKTCAEQAVRGYMRKYGQDCDRSGAIDCFDFARIHKLGYGQCSSDSILDTDYWEKFEICYVGYPDDNVASNYGNNDKIPGQFGNDDEGRYDYGEAQLQARRATQYNDLIPEVDQRCWQSLRFDTQVSQPWGRKLLLWPLRHIMGLQGLTYHGHEGGRPGDYGGPHDFETCLNNKTCAEQAVRGYMRVYGKDCDRSGTIDCYDFVRIHKLGAAGCKSDSILNTQFWKNFESCYGSFNNNNVMHSDQYW